CAGCGGCAGCAGCGCCACGGCCAAGGCCACCGCGGCCACCGCGGCCAGCGCCAGGCGCGCGCGGGCGACCGAGACCCGCGCGGCGTGGAGCAGCGGCCGCGTGACGCCCACGCAGCGCTCCACGGCCATGCCACAGCCCAGCAGCAGCGGGCACAGGCCGAAGAAGACCATGCAGCCGCCCAGGAAGTGGCAGGCCCCGCCGGCCGGAGCGCGCCCCGCGGTGTACAGACGCAGCACCAGCGCGCCCGGGATCACGTGGCCCGCCAGGTCGGTGGCCAGCAGGCTGGCCACGAACAGCAGGAAGGTGGCGGCCGAGCGGCGTCGTCGCAGGCGGCCCGCGGCCTGCGCCAGCAGCGCCAGCGCCAGCAGGTTGGACACGGCGCCCAGCGTCATGGAGAAGATGGGCAGCGCGGGCGAAGCGCCCGATGGCGGCACGGCCGACGTGTTGGGGACCCAGGGCGCCGCGCATGTGGTCACCTCGCCCGCCAGGCTCAGGTTGAGGGGCCCGCAAGGGCTCATGTCAGGCGCCAGGGGTGCTGGATAGAGGAGAGGAGGGCAGAGTGAGGCTGGCTGGGCCCGGGCGGGGACCAGCCCACGGTGCCATCTCAGAACATCAGGGCCTGTTTGACTCCATGGCGTTCTCAGGCGGCCCCTCTGCCCATGGCAGTTGCCATGGGCAACTCCAAATGACCTGGCCACTCCATTTGGAaacccttctccctctcttttgcCTCTCAACACCCCATCTCCTGCTCCAGGGCCTCCCTCTAACCCCACGGCCCTTTCTCTGCCCTTTATGGTTTCCTGCAAGATTCCCCCCAGCCCCGCCCTCAGGCATCTCTGCCAGTGCCTCTGGGCCTCACAGGTCCCACCCCTCCGACCCCCACCTTCCATTTTTACACCGCGGCAAATTCCTGGGGCCTGTGGCTCCATCTGATAGCTCTCACCCTTTTCTGCCCCTGTGGCCCTACCTGACTTTCCCCATGTCAGCTTTACTCCAGTGCCATCCTCGATGCCCCAGCCCCATCTCTACCACCACGGGCACATCTCTCCCCACGGCCATGTCACTGTCCCCCATGGACCCATCGCTGACCCCACATGGCACAGCCACATCTGTGCCATGGACCCATCTCTGCCCCTGCCCCATGGACCTGCCTCTGCTCCACTGCGGTCTCTCACCAGGCCCTACCCCGATCACCTCTGCCTCACCCTGGGTGCCCACGGTTCCACTCCATATCCCTGCCCCAGAGGCCTGGAGGCGGCCCCACGACCATCCACTCTTTGATATCCTGGTGGTGAGGGCTGAAAGGGTGGAACTGCCCACCAGGCCAGATGGGGAGGGAGGATGGACGGACGGTAAGGACAGGGACACACAGATTGGGGAGAAGAGCCCGGGGACACAGGACGGACAGCAGGTGGCCATGGCCCCACCCCTTCatgccctcctcctccccagtcaGGGACCCTCATGTGCAACCCGCTTACCCAGCACTGCCTGGGATGCGGGGTCCCCATCACCGGCTGCTCAGCCCTGTCGCCCACTGCACCCTGGCTCTCCGGCAAGCCGCttgctccctccctcttcctgggGCGGCTCCTCGGCTCCTCCCGCCGCCCTTGCTGGCCTCCAGGGGCTGTTCCACCCCGCGCACGCCTGCTGGGGGCCTGGAGTGGCAGAGACCCCCCTCCCCCTGCTCCTGGCAATGGGCGGGGGCCACTCTGGGCCCCAGCGGCTCCCTCCACGAGGAGTGAGGCTCCCTGGAGTCGGTGTGGCCCCCTGTGACCCCCTCCTCCCAGCAGGGCGGGAGCAGCCCCCTTCCCCCGCCCCCGAGGATCGGGCCTCTTGCCTCATTAATAAAGCGGATAAAATCTAAACACTGGAAAATGTGAGCGTCGTCTGGGGCGGGCTGGGGCGGCTGCAGGGGGTGCCACTAACCCCCTCCCTTGGGCTTTGGAGCTAGGGAGGCTAACTCCAATTCTGTGGGGCCAGCAATGCCCCCCCTGTCCTGCCAAAGCCTTCGTGGATGTTGGGGTGGGTGCTGGTGGGCAGGGCCTCGGGTAGACCAGCTTGGGTCAGGCCCAGCCTGGCCAGGGGATCTGCCTACTATTTATACAGGGCTTAAGCCCCGGCTAGGGCCACAGCGAGTCATATcctgggaggcaaggggaggaggCTGTAAGGGGGCAGGGGAACCAGGAGGCCTGGCGACCTGGGGACTCTCCCCAGTGTCTGGCTCCTGCTTTAAGATGGGCTGAGTGACACCTGGGACACACGTCCTAAGCCACAAAGACTCACCTCCTGCCCTGAGGTCACACTGGTGCAGCCTCACACCCTAAGACATACAGTCCTGTCACTTACCACTCAGTTTCATCCCGTCCCCATCTCAGCACAGCCAGGTTGCTGCCGCCACATCCCTGGACTCAGGGTCTTACCCCCAGCGCCTGGACACACCCAGAGTTACTGCCTCAATTCCAGCCCCTCCCCTCGACACCCCAAAATGCAGCCCTCTGAGATGATCACCCGCACCACCCTCCTTAGTGCTGGGAAATAGGGTCTCACTTGGCACCccgagacacacacacatgcacacacacttctTATTGCCAAAACTGCCCCTGATCACACTCTGTATGACTTGTAATGACCCCCCAACAATCCCAGACAGGCCCCACCAGCACACTCCGTACACCCAAGGCACAAGAAGTGACACCCCCCGTGCCTGGACACCAGAGACCTAGCtggccacccccaccctcacccagaAACAGCAACACTCTGAGACACACACACTTGCACCCCTAGACACCCCTAGACCTAGCCAGCACCCCCACCCAGGAAACAGCAACACCCCGAGACATACCCTGACACCCCTGAACACCCCAAGACCAAGCCAGGCACCCCTCCTTGCCCCAGAAACAACAGTACCCTAAGACACACACTCCCACACCCTGGGACACCCCAAGACACAGTCACTCCGTTGCACTCCCCACACCAGACACTGCCAGCTACACCTGCAATTGCCCTGGAACACAGAGCCGGTTATCACATCCCTTACCCACGACACAGCCCTCCCTCCCTGCGTCATGAGCCATCAACACTCTGATAGACTCACAGTCCTACCCAACACCCGAGACGCACACAGCCACACCCCTTCACCACCGCAGCCGGCTCCCAGCACAGACACCCGAGGAGCCCACAGGTGCCCAGGGATGCCCTCAGTCACCAGGACTGCGGCTCCCCGACTCCACCTGGGTCTGCCCACCAACACCCAGCCCCGAGGGTCTTCCCCTTTTCCCCCTTGCCCGTTTCCTGGTGGCCCGGCGCCCGCCTGCCTGTTGGAACGAGGATTGCAAGCTGGCCTCAGACTTCCCCACAGCCTCTCAGCTTACCCCCAAGCATTCCTGTGGGGCCCTCTGGCCCAGCGCCCCTTGCTTCAATCCCTTCCCTTCCAGGTCTGGCCAGGGTCCCACCCCGCCTTTCCCTGATCACCCTCAATCCTTGAAGATGAGTGGGTTGTCAAAACAAGTATGCCGGGTTTATGCCTAGGGCAAAGCAGGGTGCCCCATGGATGCCTGCGTGTCCAGCATTGggccgggtggggtgggggctgcatcACGCCTGCCCCCAACCTCCCGGTGTAGGGGTGGGGCTCTGGCAGGCCTGAGGTTCCATCTTTCTATTTTCAAGCCAGGTTTCAATGCCCTGGCGCTCCCCACGGTCCAGGGGTTGTCATCAGCTGCAGACAGCAGCCTTGTGAAGCTCCAGGGGGTGGGAGGCCTTGTGGGAGAggggcaggatttgaaccctcAGTAGTCCAGGAAGCTCTGGCCCTGCCTGGAAGCCTGGTGGCCTGCAGCCAGAGGAACAGTGGGAGGGGGCAGGTGGCCTGGTGCCAGCTCCTAATTCAATTTGGAGCCTGCGGAAGATGGATTTCAGCTGCTGAATTCTTTCTCAGCCCCAATCTTCCCCCTCTCCCACCCCGAAGCCACACAGGTCCAACAGCAGATAGATTCTTTATGTTCAAGACAGCAAATTCAGATACAAAAGCCCACCGccatcatccctccctccctcctgctctgggCCAGGGATGGGCCTGGAGGGAGagatgggaggtggggaggaggttGGGGGGTTCACAGCAGACTCATGTCAAATGCGGAGGTAACAGGCTCCACGGGGAGGGGGCTCCTCTTAGGAGGGGCGAGGGCATTATTGCATTTGCTGGGGGGAGGGACAACCCTCTCCCCTGTATTCCCTGCGTCAGGAAACTAGGAAGGTCATGACCCCCAAACAGAACCCAAGGCCCCAGGGAGACAGAGGGACCAGTTTGGCAGCTGATGGTGGAAACTGGCGGAGGCGGGGGTGGCCGCCCAATCTGGCCGATCCCTCCCCTCCCCGTGCCTGACCCGGCTGAGATAGGTGGGGAACAGGGCACGGGGGGCCGGGGACCCCGGCCAGACTGGGAACCAGGGAGGGGATGGTACCGATTGGAGCAGGGCAGGGGGCCCGGCCCCACCTCCCCTCACCATCGTCCTTGGGCTGCTGAGCTAGGCTCAGGCTGGAGGTTCGGGTCCTGACGTCACTGTCCCTGCTGGGGCCGCCACCAGGTTGGGCCCGGGTCATCATCGCAGGGTCCGGGGGGAGTCCTAGTAGCGGCCGACCTTGGCGTCCCCAATGGCACCCCAGACGTCAAAGACGAACTCATCAGGGAAGGCAAAGTCACCCAGCCGTTCATCCAGGGCCTCGGCCAGCTCATCCGGGTTCCTTTTGTCCTTTCCCAGCTCCACCATGGTGGCCGCTGTTAGAGGAGGGGGCAGAACGGAGGCACAAACGACACCAGGGACCAAGGGGCTCAGGGTGGATTCGGCCCCCAGCAGACCTAGATGCCCCCTCCCCCAGGCAGCCCTCACTCACCCAGCTCCGTGTCCCTGATACCCATGTAACTCTCCAGCAAGTCATCCACCTTCTCAATGGCCTTCTCTTCAAAGGCAGAGGGCTGGGGGCCGGGGAGGGGTGACAGCAACAtcataacaatgtgaatatacataGTAATTGGACTGACTGCCATTGTCACCACTTTACATATATTCGTATTTAGACCTCAGGACAACCTTGAGAAGAAGGCATCGGTGTTCAgctcatccccattttactgatgggcAAATTGAGGCCCGCTTGCCCAAGGAAGGTCCCTGGGAGCTGGGAAGTGGCAGAAGTGGACTAGAATCCAGGCTGTCTGCCCAGAGTCCCCTCAGCTAACAGGTAATGCTGCCGGTTatgaaaaggaagggagggctgggcacggtggctcatgcctataatcccagcactttgggaggccgaggaggctgGATTAtctgatgccaggagttcaagaccagcctggccaatatggtgaaaccctgtctctactaaaaatacaaaaatcagctgggcatggtggtgggcacctgtaatcccagctacttgggaggctgaggcaggagtatcgcttgaacctgggaggcagaggttgcagtgagccgagattgcgctactgcactccagcctgggtgacaagagtgagactctgtctcaaaaaaaaaaaaagggaagggaacGGATGCCAGAGATAGGGTCCAGCTGGAGCACTCACCAGATCCTCCACCGTGGCGGGGCCCCGGGATCGGAGCCGCAGGGTCCCTCGGCCAGTGCCCAGTTGTGGGCCGGAGCCAGGGCGGCCACCTGCTGAGCGCTGGCTGATCATGTctgtgggaggcaggagaggagtgAGTGTGGGGGAAGCTTGGTTTTAGCACACTCTGGGCAGGAACTTGTCCTTCCTGGCTTTCACCACCACCCCAAACTTCTCCAAGCTTCTGCAAGTTTCTGGGGGCTGGGGCCGGGGTGATCCCAGGAGGGCAGGAATCCTGACTCAGGCCTGGCATGGATGTCGGGCAGAGCAGGGGGGACAGCTGGGGGCCAGGAATAGGAAATGCTGGAGGGGAGACTGGAGGGGCCACTTCTgcttccaggggctgggggacagGAAGCAGGTGTACCCCAGCCTGAGTCCgtctcctcttggccaaggggataTGGCTGCTGGGCCACAGACCAGCCCTACCTGCCCGGGGAAGTGATttagtcccccacccccacctcagggGCCTGGGGCCCATTCCTGAGAGTTAGTGAAGCCAGATGGAAAAGTGGGGGGGCTGGCACTGAGCGGTCAAGCCTGGCCTGTTGGGGATGGGGGGCTGGCCAGGGGTGAGGGCGCTTGGCTAGGCTAATGGCCCCTGGAAGCTAGGTGTGAGGGCAACTTCCTCCCCGCCCCCGCCCTTCTCCCCAGCTGGGCCAAGGGCCAGCACCCCGTCTTGGGGCCGGGAGGAGCTGCAACCCCTTCCCTTTCGGCAGGCCAGGCTTGGGCGCCACCTGCTGGCCGCTCCCGGCACCACCGCCTGCGCCCATGCGAGCAGCGCCACTGGGGAGGTCCAGGGGGCAGGGGGCGGCTCCTCACCGAAAGCCTTGCGAGGCTCCGTAAGCTTCAGCGTGAAGGTACGGCCTCGGGGCAGCTCCTTGAGCAGCCGGGCCACCTCGTAGTGCCGGCAGCCCAGCAGGCTCTGCCCATTAATGGCCTCGATCATGTCGCCCACGCTGATGAGGTGGATGTGGTCGATCACACTGCCCTCCTTGATGCGCTGCGGGGGCGGGGAGTCATCAGCCCTTGGGGCTCTGCCCTGGTTTCCGGGGTCCCATGGCCCACCCTTGCTCCCAGGCCTCCGGGGTGCCCCGTCTCCCCAGGCACCTTGATGAAAGCGTAGCCCGCCCCGTTGTCCGTGATGGTGAGCCCGAGTGCATCCTCCGACTTGAACACCTCCACCTCCTTGCGCTGCCCCTTCACATGGGCGAAGATGAAGTCCTCCAGCCCGATCTGGCCCCCCAGGAGCTTGTCCATGTCCACTTTGTGGGTGTTCAGGGTGCAGAACATCACCTGTAGGGGTGGGAGACGCTGAaccttcttccccctccctccccctttgcTAATCACCACTGGAGGGCGAAGGGAGAGCTGGGAGAGGACTGGGGAGATTCCATCCCAGTAACTGATCACCCACTGagccagggccagggcagggcccACATTAGCGTGTCAGCTCTGCTAGGACTAGGatttagttttcctttctttttcggagacagggtcttgctctgtcacccaggctggagtgcagtggtgcgatcatagtcactgcagccacaacctcccgGATTccggcaatcctcccacctcagcctcccaagtagctggaactacaggtgctcgccaccatgcctggctaatttttgtatttttttgtggagatatggggtctcactatgttgcacaggctggtctccaactcctgggctcaagtgatcctcctgtctcagtctcccgagtagctaggaccacaggcacatccCACCACAACCacatagttaaaataattttttttagagatgggagcctcattatgttgcccaggctggcctggaactcctgagctccagtgatccccccatctcaacctcccaagtagctgggactataggtgtgcaccactgtacccagctaggATTTCTGTCCTAGCAAAAATTCATTGctgtgccaggcgcggtggctcacgcctgtaatcccagcactttgggaggctgaggtgggcagatcacgaggtcaggagatcgagaccagcctggccaacatggtgaaatcctgtctctactaaaaatacaaaaattagctgggtctggtggcgggtgtctgtaatcccagctactcgggaggctgaggcaggagaatggtttgaacccaggaggtggaggttgcagtgagccaagatcgcgccactgcactccagcctggtgacagagcaagactccatctcaaaaaaaaaaaaaaaaaaattcattgctgCTTTCAGGGAATGGAGCCTGGCACACAATGAGTGCTCAGGAAATGCTTGTGGAGGACACAGAAACTCATCCCACTTACGGAGACCCCCGCATCTACTTCTTGCTCAAACCCACTATTGCCTTCTTTGCCCCCGCTCCCATCTATCCCCACAGTGCTTGGTGCCAGGCAAGCCCGCCTCCCACAGTGTTGAGATTCTCCAAGGCATCACGGAGAAGTGCATCTTGTATCTGGCCTCTAGCCTCCACCATCTCGTGGGGCACTGGCCTCCAAATGCCTGACAGGAACTCAGCATCCAGTCCTGGCTATCAGCTCCCACAGTCCATTGGGGTGCAGGCCTCTCAGTGTCTGATGGGAACTCAGCATTTAACTGTGGCCATCAGCTCCCCACAATCTACTGGGGTGCAGGCCTCCCAATGCCTGATGGGAACTCAGcatccagccttggcctccagtTCTCCATACTTCACTGGGGCACAGGCCTCCTAATGCCTGATGGGAACTCAGCATCCAGCTCTGGTCATCAGTCTTGCACAATCGACTGGGATGCGGGCCTCTCAACCCATCCATCCAATCAATCCatccagccctggcctcccacaATCCACTGGAGCTCAGGTCTCTCAGTGCCTGTTGGGAACTCAGCATCCACCCCCAGTCTTGCACAATCTACTGGGGGTACACCCCTCCTAATGCCTGATGGGATGTCAGCATGCAGCCCTAGCCATCAGCTCCCACAATCCACTGGGGCACAGGCCTCCCAGTGCCTGATGGGAACTCAGAATCCAGTCCTGGCCTCCAGTTCCCCACAATTCACAGGGGCACAGGCCTCCCACTGCCTGATGGGAACTCAGCATCCAGCCCAGGCCATTGGCCCCCACCACTGAGTGGGGCATAGGCTCAGCATCTGCAGCTTCGGCATCTGAGCCCCAGCTCATGAACAGGATGCAGGCCCAGACCTCTGGTCCACCATCAGGGATCCTGGTGCCTGGCTCCCCAGTGGGTACCTCGGCAGTTGGCAGGCGGAAGGCCTCGGCGATCTTGCCATACAGCTCCTTGACGTTGGTGAAGCCCTCGATGCGGCCAGTGGGACTGCCATGGGCCAGCTGGGTGTGGAACACGAGGCGGGGCcgcagggctgggggaggggggggcAAGCCCATTTGGGGGCCCCCTGCCCCACCTCCGCCCAGAGGCCCTGGCTCCCCCACGCCCAGCCCTCCACGGCCTGGTTCAGCCTCCTCATTTTCCACTAGAGGGGGCGCCTTTTTCCGCCGCCCCAGTCCCAGCGGCATGAGCAGCAAGAAGTGGGGTCACCAGAAGATCTGTAGGACAGGAAGTGGGGCTCAGGGCCTGGGCAGGGGCCTTGGGTGCCCCTCCCACACTACTCGAACCAGACAGGCCCAAGGAAGTACTCAGAGAACAAATTGGCCTCGGTTGAAATCCTCATCTCTTGTATAGTGACAGGACACTTATATAAAAtaacagggctgggtgcagtggctcacgcctgtaatcccaccactatggaaggctgaggtgggtggatcacttgagttcaggaggttgaaaccagcctggccaacatggtgaaaccccacctctactaaaaatataaaaattagccgggtgtggtggtgcacacctgtaatcccagctacttgggaggctgaggcacaagaatagcttgaaccggggaggtggaggttgcagtgagcccagatcgcgccactgcactctagcctgggagacagactaaGGCTCcatctataaataaaataaaataaaataaaataaaataaaaagctcacacctgtaatcccagcactgtgggaggctgagacgggaggatcacttgaggtcaggagtttgagatgcctgaccaacatgtcgaaatcccatctctaccaaaaatacaaaaaaattagccaggcatggtggcgcatgcctgtaatctcagcgatTCAAGAGgctatgagaattgcttgaacccaggaggcagaggttgcagtgagccaagatcacaccactgcactccagcctgggcgaaagagcaagactctgtcttaataataataataataataataataataataataataataacggcAGCAGCTAGGATTATTGCTTTGTGACCTTGTgtgtttgtttcctttgttgttgtgacagggtcttgctctgtcacctagactggagtgcagtggtgtaattaaagctcaccgtagccttgatctcccaggctcaaaggatcctcacgcctcagtctctcaaatagctgggaccataggcacatgccatgaAGCTCAGCTaacctttattttatgtttttgagatggagtctcactttgtcccctaggctggagtgcagtggtgtgatcttggctcacggcaacctccgcctcccgggttcaagcgattcttaaaGAAGAGACcctgaccctttttttttttttttttttttttttgagactgagtcttgctctgttgcccaggctggagtgcagtggtgcaatctcagctcactgcaatccctgcctcccgggttcaagcggttctcttgtctcagcctcccgagaagctgggattacaggtgtgtgccaccacaccaggctaatttctacatttttggtagagatggggtttcaccaagttggccaggctggtcttgaactcctgacctcaagtgatctgcccacctcagcctcccaaagcgctgggattacaagcatgagccactgcgcctggctaacgctcagctaatgttttaaaactttttgcaggctgggcgcggtggctcacgcctgtaatcccagctctttgggaggctgaggctgaggcaggcagatcatgaggccaggagttcaagaccagcctggccaacatagtgaaaccctgtctctactaaaaaacacaaaagttagccaggtgtggtggcatgtgcctgtagtctcagctactcaggaggctgaggcaggagaatcgcttgaacctgggaggcggaggttgcagtgagctgagaccgcgccattgcctgggtgacagagtaggactccatctcaaaaaaaaaactttttgcagagatgggggggatctcaatatgttgcccagagtgatctcaaactcctaggctcaagcaatcttcctgcctcggcctctcaaaagtgctgggagtacaggaatgagccattgtgcctgcctgtaatcccagcactttgggaggctgaggtgggcggatcacctgaggtcacgagttggagatcagcctggccaacatggtgagaccccgtctctactaaaaatacaaaaattagctggccgtggtggcaggcgtctgtaatcccagctactcgagaggctgagacaagagaatcacttgaacccgggaggcagagattgcagtgagctgagattgcaccactgcactccagcctgggtgacagagcgagactcagtctcaaaaaaaattataaaaataaataaataaaagagtcagGGTCTCTTCTTGCTCtgtccccgggctggagtgcagtggggtgataatgataatggctcactgcagccttgtcctcctgggctcaagccatccttcatTCTCAGCCTCGCAATTGGCCagaactacaggcgtgtaccaccacacccgactattttttttttttttaattttattgtaggCCTGGTGCGAtcgctcacatctgtaatcccagcactttgggaggctgaggtgagcagaacacttgaggtcaggagttcgagaccagcctggccaacatggtgaaaccacaactctactaaaagtacaaaacttggccaggcatggtggcacatgcctgtagtaccagctactggggaggctgagacagaagaatggcttgaacccaggagatgaaggttggcagtgagcagagattgtgccaatgcactcactccagactgggtgacagagatagactccgtctcaaaaaaaaaaaaaaatatatatatatatatagagagagagagagagagagaaagagagagagagaacggagtttttttttttttttttgagacagagtctcactatgtcacccaggctggagtgcagtggcgctatctcggctcactgcaagctccacctccagggttcacgccattctcctgtctcagcctccagagtagctgggactacaggcgcccgccaccatgtccagctaattttttgtatttttagtagagacgaggtttcaccacgttagcaaggatggtctcgatctcctgacttcatgatccgcctgcctcagcctcccaaagtgctgggataggtgtgagccaccacgcctggcaaggAGAagatctttctatgttgcccaggctggtatggaactcctggcttcaaggagcTTTTGCCCTCCCAAAGCTCTGGCATGACAGGTacgggccaccgtgcccggcctgtgacCTTCCTTAACCCTCACACCACACTGTAACATAGGGATCATGTTATGCCGTAATTTTGCCCAttgaacagatgagaaaatggagccTCAAAGCGACTACGCTTCTATTTTCCTATCAGCCACAGTCACTAACACTGTGTGCAAAAAATTTCTGACTCTCCCCCTTTGGACCAAACAGGTGGATGGCACTTTCTGGCCTCCTTGTGACTGGGCAGCTAAATGATTATTTCTGGCAAATAGGTTGTGAGAGGAAGTGGCACATGACATTTCTGGGCTGAGGCATTTAAGTGCTGGAGCCTCCAGATCTGTCTTTCCCAGGCAGGGTGATGAGCCATACTTGATATGGTGGCGACTCTATGAGGCCAGGCCCTGAATGACTACGGTGAATGGCGCCCCCTGCTGAGCCGCAATGGAAGTGTagcaggaagaaaaagcaaatctTTGCTGAATTCAGCCACTAAGACTTTTGGGATTGTTTTCTACAGCAAAACTTGTCTTGATggacacacattttttttttttttctgtttctttctttctttcttttatttttttgagacatagccttgctctgtcacccaagcagcagtgcagcggtgcaatctcagctcactgcaacctccgcctcctgggttcaagcgattcacctgcctcagcctcccaagtagctgtgactacaggagtgcaccaccacgcttggctaatttttgtgtttttagtagagacagggttttatcatgttgtccagtctggtcttgaactcctgatctcaagtgatccacccgcctcagcctcttgaagtgctgggatgagttacaggcatgagccaccgtgcccagcccgtttctttatttctctcttgctacattctcccctcccttcaaacaatttttttttctttttagtacttACTATATTCTATGCACCATTTTAGATATTGTCTTCAATAAAAAAAGCAAGATCCCTGACTAAGGCCACCATGTTCAGTTACACAAGTTGTGCACTGTGCAAAATTACTAGACCAAGGTGGCAAGTAGGACTGAAATTCAGCCTGTGCACTGCCTGCCAGGCTACATTTCTTGGTATGGTGTCTGCCAGGAGGAGGagatgtctttctcttttttttttttttgagacagagtctcgttctgtcgcccaggctggagtgcagtggtgtgatcttggctcactgtaacctccacctctcaggttccagcaattctcctgcctcagcctcccacgtagctgggactacaggtgcatgccaccatgcccgactgattttttgtgtgtttttagtagagacggagtttcactatgttggccaggctggtctcgaa
This portion of the Pongo abelii isolate AG06213 chromosome 20, NHGRI_mPonAbe1-v2.0_pri, whole genome shotgun sequence genome encodes:
- the PTGER1 gene encoding prostaglandin E2 receptor EP1 subtype isoform X1 — translated: MEPQAPGICRGVKMEGGGRRGGTCEAQRHWQRCLRAGLGGILQETIKGRERAVGLEGGPGAGDGVLRGKREGEGFPNGVARSFGVAHGNCHGQRGRLRTPWSQTGPDVLRWHRGLVPARAQPASLCPPLLYPAPLAPDMSPCGPLNLSLAGEVTTCAAPWVPNTSAVPPSGASPALPIFSMTLGAVSNLLALALLAQAAGRLRRRRSAATFLLFVASLLATDLAGHVIPGALVLRLYTAGRAPAGGACHFLGGCMVFFGLCPLLLGCGMAVERCVGVTRPLLHAARVSVARARLALAAVAAVALAVALLPLARVGRYELQYPGTWCFIGLGPPGGWRQALLAGLFASLGLVALLAALVCNTLSGLALLRARWRRRSRRPPPASGLDSRRRWGARGPRSASASSASSIASASTFFGGSRSRGSARRARAHDVEMVGQLVGIMVVSCICWSPMLVLVALAVGGWSSTSLQRPLFLAVRLASWNQILDPWVYILLRQAVLRQLLRLLPPRAGAKGGPAGLGLTPSAWEASSLRSSRHSGLSHF
- the GIPC1 gene encoding PDZ domain-containing protein GIPC1 isoform X2, coding for MFCTLNTHKVDMDKLLGGQIGLEDFIFAHVKGQRKEVEVFKSEDALGLTITDNGAGYAFIKRIKEGSVIDHIHLISVGDMIEAINGQSLLGCRHYEVARLLKELPRGRTFTLKLTEPRKAFDMISQRSAGGRPGSGPQLGTGRGTLRLRSRGPATVEDLPSAFEEKAIEKVDDLLESYMGIRDTELAATMVELGKDKRNPDELAEALDERLGDFAFPDEFVFDVWGAIGDAKVGRY
- the GIPC1 gene encoding PDZ domain-containing protein GIPC1 isoform X1 — its product is MPLGLGRRKKAPPLVENEEAEPGRGGLGVGEPGPLGGGGAGGPQMGLPPPPPALRPRLVFHTQLAHGSPTGRIEGFTNVKELYGKIAEAFRLPTAEVMFCTLNTHKVDMDKLLGGQIGLEDFIFAHVKGQRKEVEVFKSEDALGLTITDNGAGYAFIKRIKEGSVIDHIHLISVGDMIEAINGQSLLGCRHYEVARLLKELPRGRTFTLKLTEPRKAFDMISQRSAGGRPGSGPQLGTGRGTLRLRSRGPATVEDLPSAFEEKAIEKVDDLLESYMGIRDTELAATMVELGKDKRNPDELAEALDERLGDFAFPDEFVFDVWGAIGDAKVGRY